In Picosynechococcus sp. PCC 7002, the following are encoded in one genomic region:
- a CDS encoding LapA family protein, translated as MRQLNFLLFFALCLALALFSIENTQPVGINIIPGFQAEAPLSIELLLAVGTGAILAWMFSLWDQLQRQIESWKAQRELKLQSQKIEELEKALAELQAAQQNAAESSADSPSATTASTADKTVPEPETSTDTETGDTQDSAEAPPEESQPEQTA; from the coding sequence ATGCGGCAACTGAATTTTTTATTGTTTTTTGCCCTGTGCTTAGCCCTAGCGCTATTTAGTATCGAAAATACGCAACCCGTCGGAATTAACATCATTCCGGGGTTCCAAGCCGAAGCGCCCCTCTCCATCGAACTCCTGCTGGCGGTGGGCACAGGGGCGATTTTAGCTTGGATGTTTAGCCTGTGGGATCAGTTGCAGCGGCAAATTGAATCATGGAAAGCCCAACGGGAACTGAAGCTCCAGAGTCAAAAAATTGAGGAATTAGAAAAAGCTTTGGCTGAACTGCAGGCCGCCCAACAAAATGCCGCAGAATCATCGGCAGATTCCCCCAGTGCGACGACTGCATCCACCGCAGACAAAACGGTGCCTGAACCTGAAACTTCTACCGATACCGAGACAGGAGACACCCAGGACTCCGCTGAAGCACCCCCAGAAGAATCTCAACCTGAGCAAACGGCCTAA
- the pyk gene encoding pyruvate kinase, whose protein sequence is MPSREMPRRTKIVATIGPATSKPDVLREIIEAGATTLRLNFSHGTHDDHQRNIRLIRQTAFELNQPVGILQDLQGPKIRLGRYESDFITLKNGDPYIITSREVPCTQEVGYVSYDKLAEEVPEGSTILLDDGKVEMKVERVDIAAKNLHCRVVVGGKLSNNKGVNFPGVYLSVKALTDKDREDLMFGLDQGVDWVALSFVRNPQDVLEIKELIANAGKNVPVIVKIEKHEAIEQMEAILSLSDGVMVARGDLGVELPAEDVPILQKKLIATANRFGIPVITATQMLDSMVSNPRPTRAEVSDVANAILDGTDAVMLSNETAVGEFPVEAVATMATIAKRIEKEPDGIQKQPSDKKSIPNAISAAVSHIAGQLDATAIMTLTKSGATARNVSKFRPATPILAVTPHVDVARRLQLVWGAKPLLVMDSPSTTQTFKAAINVAQESGFLHEGDLVIMTAGTLQGVSGSTDLIKVEMVQAVLGEGIGIGQGAASGRARVVNQSEDINDFGPGEILVARSTDAAYVEMIRKASGIVIEEPNQNCHAATLGMRLGIPVIVGFKEATQLIRDGSIISIDARRGTVYSGVNVSLGDAVGGTKMSLA, encoded by the coding sequence ATGCCCTCTAGAGAAATGCCCCGCCGCACTAAGATCGTCGCCACCATTGGCCCTGCGACTAGCAAACCAGACGTTCTCCGGGAAATCATCGAAGCAGGGGCAACCACTCTACGGCTAAATTTCTCCCATGGTACCCACGATGACCACCAACGCAACATCCGTCTGATTCGACAAACCGCCTTTGAACTGAATCAACCCGTTGGCATTCTCCAGGATCTCCAGGGGCCAAAAATTCGCCTTGGTCGCTATGAGAGCGACTTTATCACCCTTAAAAACGGCGATCCCTACATCATCACAAGTCGCGAAGTACCCTGTACCCAAGAAGTGGGCTATGTCAGCTATGACAAGCTAGCGGAAGAAGTCCCCGAAGGCTCCACCATCCTCCTCGACGATGGCAAGGTAGAAATGAAGGTCGAACGGGTCGATATTGCCGCAAAAAATCTCCACTGCCGCGTGGTCGTCGGTGGCAAACTCTCCAATAACAAAGGGGTCAATTTTCCTGGGGTCTATCTCTCCGTCAAAGCCCTCACCGACAAAGACCGCGAAGATCTCATGTTTGGCCTCGACCAAGGGGTCGATTGGGTGGCCCTCAGTTTTGTGCGCAATCCCCAAGACGTCCTGGAAATCAAAGAGCTCATCGCCAATGCTGGGAAAAATGTCCCCGTGATCGTCAAAATTGAAAAACACGAGGCGATCGAACAAATGGAGGCTATTTTGTCCCTTTCCGATGGTGTTATGGTCGCCCGGGGGGATCTTGGGGTCGAGCTGCCCGCCGAAGACGTACCCATTCTCCAGAAAAAACTCATTGCCACCGCCAACCGCTTCGGGATTCCTGTGATTACCGCCACCCAGATGCTCGATAGCATGGTGAGTAATCCTCGCCCCACCCGCGCCGAAGTTTCCGATGTGGCCAATGCGATTTTGGATGGTACCGATGCGGTGATGCTTTCTAATGAAACTGCTGTGGGTGAATTCCCCGTAGAAGCCGTGGCGACCATGGCAACCATCGCCAAGCGCATCGAAAAGGAACCCGACGGCATTCAAAAACAACCTTCTGATAAAAAATCGATTCCCAATGCTATTTCTGCCGCCGTCAGCCACATTGCTGGACAGTTAGATGCAACGGCGATCATGACCCTCACCAAGTCTGGGGCAACGGCCCGAAACGTCTCCAAATTTCGCCCAGCAACGCCGATCCTTGCTGTCACCCCCCATGTGGATGTGGCTCGTCGTCTCCAGTTGGTCTGGGGGGCAAAGCCACTCCTCGTTATGGATTCTCCGTCAACGACCCAAACTTTTAAGGCGGCGATTAATGTGGCCCAGGAGAGCGGCTTTCTCCATGAAGGGGACTTGGTGATCATGACAGCGGGGACGCTCCAAGGGGTGTCTGGTTCCACAGATCTCATCAAAGTCGAAATGGTGCAGGCGGTGCTCGGAGAAGGCATTGGCATTGGTCAAGGGGCGGCCAGCGGTCGTGCCCGGGTCGTGAATCAAAGTGAAGATATTAATGATTTTGGGCCAGGGGAGATCCTCGTTGCTCGGTCTACGGATGCGGCCTATGTGGAAATGATCCGTAAGGCCAGCGGCATCGTGATCGAAGAACCAAATCAAAATTGCCATGCAGCAACTTTGGGGATGCGGTTGGGTATTCCGGTGATTGTCGGTTTTAAGGAAGCAACCCAGTTGATTCGGGATGGCTCGATTATCTCCATTGATGCCCGTCGAGGCACTGTTTATTCTGGGGTCAATGTGAGCCTTGGGGATGCTGTGGGTGGTACCAAAATGTCCCTAGCTTAA
- a CDS encoding segregation/condensation protein A — translation MATQPQAAIATLIELAQQGEIDPWDVQVIDVIDQFLSELGLAGDTDPMLREADLPQSGQTFLWASKLVLLKADTLESLTVIEAEVQDEEFYEDWDASDTERLPLKLEKRLRRRATAPPPKRRRVTLQEFIEQIQQIANEIEDHTPKKRLKTPRKLSNKAAIKQITQLAHDENLTELAAQLEQFFQTQMPPDPETPVVFALDDLIRQWIAYKEANEFFPQEITAKQHRHEKVGIFWALLLLSAQSKVVLSQDDFYAPVLVRPLYPGRPQGDLNSKP, via the coding sequence ATGGCTACCCAACCCCAAGCGGCGATCGCCACCCTCATTGAACTAGCCCAACAGGGAGAAATCGATCCCTGGGATGTGCAAGTCATCGATGTTATCGATCAGTTCCTCAGTGAACTAGGACTTGCCGGGGATACAGACCCAATGCTCAGGGAAGCAGACCTACCCCAGTCGGGTCAGACCTTTCTGTGGGCCTCTAAACTTGTCCTCCTCAAGGCCGACACCCTCGAAAGTTTAACGGTCATTGAAGCAGAGGTTCAGGACGAAGAATTCTACGAAGATTGGGACGCAAGCGATACGGAACGACTCCCCCTCAAGCTCGAAAAAAGACTCCGGCGGCGGGCTACGGCACCTCCCCCCAAACGGCGGCGGGTCACCCTCCAGGAATTTATTGAGCAAATTCAGCAAATTGCCAACGAAATCGAGGATCACACCCCCAAAAAACGCCTCAAAACGCCACGTAAACTGTCCAATAAAGCGGCCATTAAACAGATTACCCAGTTGGCCCATGATGAAAATCTCACGGAATTAGCCGCCCAGCTAGAACAATTTTTCCAGACCCAGATGCCCCCTGATCCAGAAACCCCCGTGGTGTTTGCATTAGACGATTTAATCCGTCAGTGGATCGCCTATAAAGAAGCCAACGAATTTTTCCCCCAAGAGATCACCGCCAAACAACATCGCCACGAAAAGGTCGGGATCTTTTGGGCTTTACTTCTGTTGTCGGCTCAATCAAAGGTGGTGCTTTCCCAGGACGATTTTTATGCGCCGGTGTTGGTGCGTCCGCTTTATCCAGGGCGACCACAAGGAGATTTAAACTCTAAACCGTAA
- a CDS encoding cation-transporting P-type ATPase, with amino-acid sequence MPVSSSLPPCHTQSEAELIQSLKSDAERGLSPEAVAQRYEQYGWNELQFRGGKPAWLRFLLQFHQPLLYILIIAGSIKAALGSWTNAWVIWGVTFINAVIGYIQEAKAEGAIASLAKAVTTEAMVLREGNTLRIPSRDLVPGDIVLLASGDKVPADLRLLKVRNLQVDESALTGEAVPVEKKLGLLPLDTPLGDRRNMAYAGSFVTFGQGTGIVVAIANQTEMGQISQSMEKQVSLTTPLTRKFTKFSHSLLYVILTLATLTFAIGWGRGGDLAEMFEAAVALAVSAIPEGLPAVVTITLAIGVNRMARRHAIIRKLPAVEALGSATVVCSDKTGTLTENQMTVQAIYAGDVHFKVSGSGYSPKGEVYLAATGDDGDASFETLPPVLAECLTAGLLCNDSQLKQTGDDWSVVGDPTEGALITSAAKAGLSQVGLDAQRPRLDSIPFESEYQYMATLHDGTGRTIYVKGSVESLLRRCETMLLDDGQAIALDPAAIEAVVETMATKGLRVLAFAKKEVSSHQHSVDHEDLTTGLEFLGLQGMIDPPRPEAIAAVHACQTAGINVKMITGDHIATAKAIAQRMGIRTGETVIAFEGQDLEKMDPQSLAEAAETGSVFARVAPAQKLALVEALQKKGDIVAMTGDGVNDAPALKQADIGIAMGKGGTEVARESADMLLTDDNFASIEAAVEEGRTVYRNLRKAIAFLLPVNGGESMTILISVLLARDLPILSLQVLWLNMINSITMTVPLAFEAKPAGIMQSPPRNPNEPLITPKLLRRIGIISIFNWILIFGIFEWIKTSTGDLALARTMAIQALVAARIIYLLSISQLGRSLLRYISGQTKTIIQAPLLLVGIAVAVALQVAFSQWGLMNQLFQTAPLTWQQGLICVLPMLPMIPTAIAANYLDT; translated from the coding sequence ATGCCAGTGTCATCATCACTTCCTCCCTGCCATACCCAATCAGAGGCCGAATTAATTCAATCCCTAAAGAGCGATGCAGAACGGGGATTATCGCCAGAGGCAGTGGCCCAGCGTTACGAGCAGTATGGTTGGAATGAGTTGCAATTTCGAGGCGGTAAGCCCGCTTGGTTACGTTTTTTGTTGCAGTTCCACCAGCCGCTTCTGTACATCCTAATCATCGCCGGAAGTATTAAAGCGGCTTTGGGTTCCTGGACGAATGCTTGGGTTATCTGGGGAGTCACTTTCATTAATGCGGTGATTGGCTATATCCAAGAGGCTAAGGCGGAAGGGGCGATCGCCTCCCTGGCAAAAGCAGTCACCACCGAAGCGATGGTTCTGCGGGAAGGCAATACTCTCCGGATCCCGTCGCGGGATTTAGTGCCTGGCGATATTGTGCTGTTGGCTTCCGGGGATAAAGTCCCGGCGGATTTGCGGTTACTCAAGGTGCGGAACCTCCAAGTTGATGAGTCAGCCCTGACGGGGGAAGCGGTGCCCGTCGAGAAAAAGTTAGGCCTTTTACCCCTAGACACCCCCCTCGGCGATCGCCGCAATATGGCCTATGCAGGGAGCTTTGTCACCTTTGGCCAGGGCACAGGCATCGTCGTGGCGATCGCCAATCAGACGGAAATGGGACAGATTTCCCAATCCATGGAGAAGCAGGTCAGTTTAACCACACCACTGACCCGAAAATTCACCAAATTTAGCCATTCCCTGCTGTATGTGATTTTGACTCTGGCGACCCTCACCTTTGCCATTGGTTGGGGCCGGGGGGGCGATCTCGCCGAGATGTTTGAAGCTGCCGTGGCCCTGGCCGTGAGTGCGATTCCCGAAGGATTACCCGCCGTAGTGACAATTACCCTGGCGATTGGGGTGAACCGGATGGCCCGCCGCCACGCCATTATTCGTAAATTACCCGCTGTAGAAGCCCTTGGGAGTGCCACGGTGGTCTGTTCTGATAAAACGGGTACCCTCACGGAAAATCAGATGACCGTCCAGGCGATCTATGCGGGGGATGTTCATTTCAAAGTGAGTGGCAGTGGCTACAGTCCGAAGGGAGAAGTTTACCTGGCCGCAACCGGTGATGATGGGGACGCCAGCTTTGAAACCTTGCCCCCAGTCCTGGCAGAATGTCTCACCGCAGGGTTGCTCTGCAACGATTCCCAACTGAAACAAACGGGTGATGATTGGTCTGTGGTGGGCGATCCAACGGAAGGAGCCTTGATCACCTCGGCAGCGAAGGCGGGCCTCAGTCAGGTGGGTTTAGACGCCCAGCGGCCCCGGCTCGATTCGATTCCCTTTGAGTCGGAATATCAGTACATGGCAACGCTCCATGATGGCACGGGGCGGACAATTTATGTCAAAGGGTCGGTGGAATCGCTGTTGCGCCGTTGTGAAACGATGTTATTGGACGATGGTCAGGCGATCGCCCTCGATCCTGCGGCCATCGAAGCAGTGGTAGAGACCATGGCCACCAAAGGGTTACGGGTTCTCGCCTTTGCGAAAAAAGAAGTCAGCAGTCACCAACACAGCGTTGACCATGAGGATCTCACCACGGGCCTTGAGTTTTTAGGGCTCCAGGGAATGATTGATCCCCCCCGACCGGAGGCGATCGCCGCTGTCCATGCCTGCCAAACGGCGGGCATTAACGTCAAGATGATCACTGGAGATCACATTGCCACCGCCAAGGCGATCGCCCAACGCATGGGGATTCGCACCGGAGAAACAGTCATTGCCTTTGAGGGTCAAGACCTCGAAAAAATGGATCCCCAAAGTCTGGCCGAGGCCGCCGAAACTGGGTCGGTCTTTGCCCGGGTTGCCCCAGCCCAAAAACTTGCTCTCGTCGAAGCCCTCCAGAAAAAAGGTGATATCGTCGCGATGACGGGTGATGGCGTGAATGATGCCCCAGCCCTCAAACAAGCCGACATTGGTATCGCCATGGGGAAAGGCGGCACCGAAGTGGCCAGGGAATCCGCCGATATGCTGCTCACCGATGATAATTTTGCCTCCATTGAAGCCGCCGTCGAAGAAGGACGCACCGTTTACCGCAATCTCCGCAAGGCGATCGCCTTCCTCTTGCCCGTCAATGGCGGTGAATCCATGACTATTTTGATCAGTGTCTTGCTGGCGCGGGATTTGCCCATTCTGTCTTTGCAGGTGCTGTGGCTGAATATGATCAACTCGATCACTATGACTGTGCCCCTCGCCTTTGAAGCCAAGCCCGCCGGGATTATGCAATCCCCCCCCCGCAATCCCAATGAACCCCTGATCACCCCCAAGCTGCTGCGACGGATCGGGATTATTTCGATCTTCAACTGGATTCTTATCTTTGGCATTTTTGAATGGATCAAAACCAGCACCGGCGATCTCGCCCTCGCCCGCACCATGGCGATCCAAGCTCTCGTTGCCGCTCGGATCATCTATTTACTAAGCATCAGTCAACTGGGCCGTAGCCTCCTTCGCTACATCAGCGGCCAAACAAAAACCATCATCCAAGCCCCGCTCCTGTTGGTTGGCATTGCCGTCGCCGTCGCTTTGCAGGTTGCCTTTAGTCAATGGGGCCTCATGAATCAACTCTTTCAGACAGCTCCCCTCACCTGGCAACAGGGATTGATCTGTGTACTGCCGATGTTACCGATGATCCCCACGGCGATCGCCGCCAACTATTTGGATACCTAA